The proteins below come from a single Aspergillus oryzae RIB40 DNA, chromosome 5 genomic window:
- a CDS encoding alpha/beta hydrolase (predicted hydrolase of the alpha/beta superfamily) has translation MGDKVAAITLPNSEQFYLDGEQGESYLIQVSWPLHWQGHDPPVGNEQLPIIYIVDGNALFLTATEAAWRRAASSHFAGGGIVVAIGYPLTRKLYDARRRSLDLTPPTQAQIPGYGGADLCLDFIDKAVRPAIKERFPKLSFSREALYGHSYGGLFALHALFTRPQSFDCYIASSPSIWWNSRCILHEAKSFLDKAKEADEQTPSLMVFFGSHEQSPPQWNNEPLDHYEARKQIASDLRMGDNARDLVEMVRRSERLHTVVVNEYEGEEHTSVMACSMSRGLTAFFEDWPLPN, from the exons ATGGGCGATAAAGTAGCAGCAATCACACTTCCCAATTCGGAGCAATTCTACCTGGATGGTGAACAGGGTGAATCATACTTGATCCAAGTCTCTTGGCCACTCCATTGGCAGGGTCATGACCCTCCTGTTGGGAACGAGCAACTTCCGATCAT ATACATTGTCGATGGAAACGCACTATTCCTAACCGCGACAGAAGCCGCCTGGCGTCGAGCAGCTTCATCCCATTTCGCCGGAGGAGGCATCGTCGTCGCGATCGGATATCCCTTGACCAGGAAATTGTACGATGCGCGCCGTCGCAGTTTAGACCTAACACCACCCACACAAGCCCAAATACCCGGATACGGAGGAGCGGATCTCTGTCTTGACTTCATTGATAAAGCCGTTCGCCCCGCGATCAAGGAGCGATTCCCGAAGCTGTCGTTCTCGAGAGAAGCTCTATATGGTCATTCATATGGAGGGTTATTTGCGCTACACGCTTTATTCACACGTCCGCAGTCTTTCGACTGCTACATCGCGAGTAGTCCCTCAATATGGTGGAATAGTCGGTGTATATTGCATGAGGCAAAGTCGTTTTTGGATAAGGCAAAGGAAGCAGATGAGCAGACGCCGTCGCtgatggttttctttgggtCGCATGAACAAAGTCCTCCTCAGTGGAATAATGAGCCACTCGATCACTATGAGGCGCGAAAACAGATTGCGTCGGATTTGAGAATGGGCGATAATGCGCGTGATCTTGTTGAGATGGTGCGACGTAGTGAGCGGTTACATACTGTCGTTGTGAATGAGTATGAGGGTGAGGAACATACGAGTGTTATGGCGTGTTCGATGAGTCGAGGTTTAACTGCATTCTTTGAAGATTGGCCGTTGCCAAACTAA